In a genomic window of Bacillus sp. 2205SS5-2:
- a CDS encoding MFS transporter, translating to MEHELGSEVVKQKKSLWRNSNFMLFWLGQTLSSFGSQITVMALPLIAAISLNATPFEMGVLRTVEFAPFLLFGLFAGVWVDYLPKRLLMITMDFSRAAILLIIPILFVLGSLNMLSLWIVAFLTGICTTFYAICYQSFVPYILEKDQLTDGNSKLELSRSISESSGPGLAGMLVQLLTGAFAIILNAASSVISGIMLLFVKVDEPKIIKNEKSNSNVWREIGEGLGFVFKNRYLSAIAGCSASTNFFLNILLAILILYATKEIGLSPALVGLLMTLSSMGAVISAFISNRIVTRFGFGAVIVSSSFFQGLGGLFFLGAVGSETFAFIMMCIALFIVTFSMTIYNVAQVSFRQMITEKNVLGRMNATMRTLVWGSIPLGAFTGGLLGTWIGLYPTIVVAVSGGMFSFLWVLLSPVRKVTDGKMEILVK from the coding sequence GTGGAACATGAACTTGGAAGTGAAGTAGTAAAGCAGAAGAAAAGCTTATGGAGAAATAGTAATTTCATGTTATTTTGGTTAGGACAGACCTTGTCCTCATTTGGCTCACAAATTACAGTCATGGCATTACCGTTAATTGCTGCAATTTCATTAAATGCAACCCCTTTTGAGATGGGGGTATTACGGACTGTTGAGTTTGCTCCTTTCCTTTTGTTTGGCTTGTTTGCTGGAGTTTGGGTGGATTATTTACCAAAGCGTTTACTTATGATTACTATGGATTTTTCTCGAGCGGCTATTCTGCTCATTATTCCGATTCTTTTTGTCTTAGGATCATTAAATATGCTTTCTTTATGGATTGTTGCATTTCTTACGGGAATCTGTACCACATTTTATGCTATTTGCTATCAATCTTTCGTCCCTTATATTTTAGAAAAGGACCAATTGACAGACGGAAATTCAAAGTTGGAATTAAGCAGATCTATCTCTGAGTCTTCAGGTCCTGGCTTAGCAGGGATGCTGGTGCAATTGCTTACCGGAGCGTTTGCTATCATCCTAAATGCAGCTTCTTCTGTAATTTCTGGTATAATGCTACTTTTTGTAAAAGTTGATGAGCCCAAAATAATAAAAAATGAAAAGTCGAATTCTAATGTTTGGAGAGAAATTGGAGAAGGCCTTGGTTTTGTATTCAAGAATCGTTACCTTTCTGCAATCGCAGGCTGTTCTGCGTCGACAAACTTCTTTCTTAATATCCTTTTGGCTATTTTAATTTTGTATGCCACAAAAGAGATTGGTCTTAGCCCTGCGCTTGTAGGACTGTTAATGACTCTAAGTTCTATGGGTGCAGTAATTAGTGCTTTTATAAGTAACCGAATTGTCACAAGATTTGGTTTTGGTGCAGTCATAGTAAGTTCTTCTTTTTTCCAAGGTCTAGGAGGTTTATTCTTTTTAGGAGCAGTGGGAAGTGAAACTTTTGCATTCATAATGATGTGCATAGCATTATTTATCGTAACTTTTTCTATGACTATTTATAATGTTGCCCAAGTTAGTTTTCGTCAAATGATAACTGAAAAGAATGTACTGGGACGTATGAATGCCACTATGCGTACGCTTGTATGGGGAAGTATTCCACTCGGAGCCTTTACAGGCGGACTGCTTGGTACTTGGATAGGGTTATATCCTACTATAGTTGTGGCTGTAAGTGGCGGGATGTTTTCTTTCTTGTGGGTTTTATTATCTCCAGTCAGAAAAGTTACTGATGGAAAAATGGAAATTTTAGTTAAATAA